From a region of the Podospora pseudopauciseta strain CBS 411.78 chromosome 7 map unlocalized CBS411.78m_7, whole genome shotgun sequence genome:
- a CDS encoding uncharacterized protein (COG:U; EggNog:ENOG503NWMB) encodes MTNLETERHRLPGDDNNTKMYLHPASSPPLTGRAWPGWLPSFSNDAGGGHDDGDHPDKDLQNWSSLIGIITAICGNVLIALALNVQRYAHIRLHRHKVAMRERARQALKHANSASQSSGLGGYGAAETSHSDGVLSEISEETRDSTETDPLTHSFRSDDSRWSGSSDSDEAKVPSTYLKDPYWWLGQVLITVGEMGNFLAYGFAPASIVSPLGVVALVSNCVIAPIFFKEIFRQRDFWGVVIAIGGAVTVVLSADSEETKMGPHEVWDAITTMEFKIYMGASCSLIALLMYLSPRYGNRTILIDLGLVGLFGGYTALSTKGVSSMLSSTLLGAFTTPVTYVLLFVLLSTAIMQVRFLNKALQRFDSTQVIPIQFVLFTLSVIIGSAVLYRDFERTTKERAAKFIGGCLLTFFGVFLITSGRPRHDDEDEAALSDAEGIEETIGLSNQDPGTNSLARTSSRRGSDSAVVGRSRRSSRVSFTNKPLAALSKQKPSLINGDDYDEDHEDAPLLGPWRDSTPPNHNHFRHPGMGAHTISSDSVPSVIPSAAVSDTDHNPLVTLSSTPPPITTIPPTTPRSHPHPRIFTTVGVTAGGNPVISPSPFSTTLTAVVTDKLLSHLEGSPTQLLPTHKRNRPSLRNSLFVPSEEVSDTEQGQGQGQQTVSAGVESTGNETGFIRRRARSLSHTLGEFLGVNAAPSRAASQSEEDGGVLARARTSGGEGRRGYNSVETL; translated from the exons ATGACCAACCTCGAAACCGAGCGACACCG TTTGCCGGGggacgacaacaacaccaagatgTACCTCCACCCAGCTTCGAGTCCGCCATTAACAGGCCGCGCCTGGCCCGGCTGGCTACCCTCCTTTTCCAACGATGCTGGCGGtgggcatgatgatggggaccATCCCGACAAGGATCTCCAGAACTGGTCGAGTTTAATCGGCATAATAACCGCCATCTGCGGCAATGTCCTCATTGCTCTGGCTCTCAACGTCCAGCGGTATGCGCATATTCGGTTACACAGACACAAAGTGGCAATGCGGGAGCGCGCAAGGCAGGCACTGAAGCATGCCAATTCTGCGTCGCAAAGCTCTGGACTAGGGGGCTATGGAGCGGCCGAGACATCCCACTCGGACGGTGTGCTGAGTGAGATCAGTGAAGAAACCCGTGATTCGACCGAGACGGACCCCCTCACGCATTCGTTCCGGTCCGACGACTCTCGCTGGAGCGGAAGCTCTGACAGTGACGAAGCCAAGGTCCCCTCGACGTATCTCAAGGACCCTTACTGGTGGTTGGGGCAGGTTCTCATCACGGTGGGTGAGATGGGCAACTTTTTGGCCTATGGCTTTGCGCCGGCGTCTATTGTCAGCCCGCTCGGCGTGGTTGCTCTTGTTTCGAATTGTGTGATAGCGCCCATCTTTTTCAAGGAGATATTCCGCCAACGCGACTTCTGGGGTGTCGTTATTGCTATTGGAGGCGCGGTCACGGTGGTCTTGAGTGCAGATTCGGAGGAGACCAAGATGGGGCCGCACGAGGTGTGGgatgccatcaccaccatggagTTCAAGATTTATATGGGCGCCAGCTGCAGTCTGATTGCGCTGTTGATGTATCTCAGCCCTCGGTACGGGAATCGTACCATTCTTATCGATTTGGGCctggttggtttgtttggAGGCTACACAGCGCTTTCAACCAAGGGTGTATCCTCGATGCTCTCATCAACCCTCCTCGGTGCTTTCACCACTCCAGTCACCTATGTCcttctcttcgtcctcctctcaaCGGCCATCATGCAGGTCCGCTTCCTCAACAAGGCCCTCCAGAGATTCGACTCCACCCAAGTCATCCCGATCCAATTCGTCCTGTTCACGCTCTCCGTCATCATCGGCAGTGCTGTCCTCTACCGCGACTTTGAGCGCACTACAAAGGAACGCGCCGCCAAATTCATCGGTGGCTGTCTCCTCACCTTTTTCGGCGTCTTCCTCATCACGAGCGGCCGGCCCCgccacgacgacgaagacgaagccGCCCTCTCCGACGCCGAAGGCATAGAAGAAACCATCGGTCTCTCCAACCAAGATCCCGGCACTAACTCCCTTGCCCGGACCTCCTCCCGCAGAGGTAGCGACTCGGCAGTTGTAGGACGATCCAGGCGGTCGTCCCGCGTGAGCTTCACAAACAAACCCTTAGCCGCCCTTTCCAAGCAGAAACCCTCTCTCATCAACGGGGACGATTACGATGAAGACCACGAGGATGCGCCTTTGTTAGGTCCATGGAGGGACAGCACGCCCCCTAATCATAACCATTTCCGCCACCCAGGGATGGGGGCACATACCATTTCTTCGGATTCCGTTCCCTCCGTAATACCGTCAGCGGCAGTCTCAGATACAGACCATAACCCATTGGTGACTTTGTCTtcaactcccccaccaataaccaccatcccacctACCACGCCCAGAAGCCACCCTCATCCGAGGATCTTCACCACAGTAGGCGTAACAGCGGGAGGAAACCCAGTTatttccccctctcccttctccaccaccttgacaGCAGTGGTGACAGACAAATTGTTATCACACCTGGAAGGGtccccaacccaactcctcccaacccacaaACGAAACCGACCTTCTCTCAGAAACAGCCTTTTTGTCCCGTCAGAAGAGGTCTCAGACACCGAACAGGGTCAGGGCCAGGGTCAACAAACTGTTAGCGCGGGGGTGGAAAGTACTGGTAATGAAACGGGGTTTATCAGAAGGCGGGCAAGAAGTTTGAGTCATACACTAGGGGAGTTCCTGGGTGTTAATGCTGCCCCGTCTAGAGCGGCTTCTCAGAgtgaagaggatgggggggttttggCTAGAGCGAGGACGtcggggggggaggggagaaggggataTAATAGTGTGGAGACTTTATAA
- the ade1 gene encoding Bifunctional purine biosynthetic protein ADE1 (COG:F; EggNog:ENOG503NXWQ): MSSLRILLVGNGGREHALAWKLSQSPYVESIIAIPGNGGTAGLPKVTNTTAVKPNDYPGLVEFAKKNNINLVVPGPEAPLVDGIEGYFREAGIPVFGPSREAARMEGSKTFSKDFMKKHNIPTAAYENFSDYEKASEYLKTVKHNVVIKATGLAAGKGVILPQTQEEAQQGLKDIMQDKAFGDAGNEVVIEEFLVGDELSILSFCDGTTIKSLPAAQDHKRIGDGDTGLNTGGMGCYAPTKLATPELLARVEREILQPTIDGMRKDGFPFKGCLFTGLMIAPDGTPKVLEYNVRFGDPETQTVLPLLESDLAKIMYACAGPIPYLEDVPVKVSNKFSTTVVVAAPGYPESYPKNIPMQVSAAPQDITIFHAGTKLTGDVLVTDGGRVIAANAVGESLRAAVDKAYEGVKLINFDGMYYRNDIAHRAFRESEASGKLTYAQAGVSIDAGNELVDRIKAAVATTRRPGADAVIGGFGGEVDLSQAGFPGAPIVVGAIDGVGTKLIIAQKMNKHDTVGIDLVAMNVNDLVVQGAEPFMFLDYYGCSRLDVSVAASFVEGVAKGCLESGCALVGGETAEMPDLYTGDDYDAAGAAIGVMKAEQRLPRKDAMVEGDVLIGLTSSGVHSNGFSLVRKVVQKCGLEYTDACPWDGSKSVGEALLTPTKIYVKPLLKVLASEPGAAAVKGMAHITGGGLTENVPRMLPKHLSAEIDVAAWELPPVFKWLAESVEPAEMGRTFNTGIGMVVAVAAEGVEGVVKGLEEAGEKVYTLGRLTKRPEGGNGCELRNLESWA; this comes from the coding sequence ATGTCGTCTCTTCGAATCCTGCTGGTCGGCAACGGTGGCCGCGAGCACGCCCTTGCCTGGAAGCTCTCCCAATCGCCGTATGTGGAGTCCATCATCGCTATTCCTGGCAACGGCGGCACCGCGGGGTTGCCCAAGGtgaccaacaccaccgccgttAAGCCCAACGACTACCCCGGCCTCGTCGAGTTCGCAAAGAAGAACAACATTAACCTCGTCGTCCCTGGCCCGGAGGCGCCCCTCGTCGACGGCATCGAGGGCTACTTCCGCGAGGCCGGCATCCCCGTCTTTGGCCCCTCCAGGGAGGCCGCGCGCATGGAGGGCAGCAAGACCTTTTCCAAGGACTTTATGAAGAAGCACAACATCCCGACTGCCGCCTACGAGAACTTTTCCGACTACGAAAAGGCCAGCGAGTATCTGAAGACTGTCAAGCACAATGTTGTCATCAAGGCCACTGGTTTGGCTGCTGGCAAGGGTGTTATCCTTCCCCAGACTCAGGAGGAGGCTCAGCAGGGTTTGAAGGATATCATGCAGGACAAGGCgtttggtgatgctggcaaCGAGGTCGTCATTGAGGAATTTTTGGTTGGTGACGAGCTGAGCATCCTGTCTTTCTGCGACGGTACCACGATCAAGTCCCTGCCTGCTGCCCAAGATCACAAGCGAATTGGCGATGGCGACACTGGGCTGAACACTGGCGGTATGGGATGCTATGCGCCCACTAAGCTCGCTACCCCTGAGCTCCTCGCTCGTGTTGAGCGCGAGATTCTTCAGCCTACCATTGATGGTATGCGCAAGGATGGCTTCCCCTTCAAGGGCTGCCTTTTTACTGGCCTGATGATTGCCCCTGATGGCACCCCCAAGGTGCTCGAGTACAACGTCCGCTTTGGCGACCCGGAGACCCAGACGGTTCTGCCATTGCTCGAGTCCGATCTCGCCAAGATCATGTACGCCTGCGCCGGTCCTATCCCCTACCTCGAGGACGTCCCCGTCAAGGTGTCCAACAAGTTTTCCACCACCGTGGTGGTTGCTGCCCCTGGCTACCCCGAGTCATACCCCAAGAATATTCCCATGCAGGTGTCAGCTGCTCCCCAAGATATCACCATCTTCCACGCTGGTACCAAGCTCACTGGTGACGTTTTGGTCACTGATGGTGGCCGTGTCATTGCTGCGAATGCTGTTGGCGAGTCTCTCCGTGCCGCTGTTGACAAGGCGTATGAGGGCGTCAAGCTCATCAACTTTGATGGCATGTACTACCGCAACGACATTGCTCACCGTGCTTTCCGTGAGTCAGAGGCTTCTGGCAAACTCACTTATGCCCAAGCTGGTGTGAGCATCGATGCCGGAAACGAGCTTGTCGACCGCATCAAGGCTGCCGTGgccaccacccgccgccCTGGCGCCGACGCTGTGATCGGTGGCTTCGGTGGAGAGGTCGATCTCTCCCAGGCCGGTTTCCCCGGTGCGCCCATCGTTGTCGGTGCCATCGACGGTGTCGGCACCAAGCTCATCATTGCCCAGAAGATGAACAAGCACGACACCGTTGGTATTGATCTCGTCGCCATGAACGTCAACGATCTTGTCGTCCAGGGTGCTGAGCCCTTCATGTTCCTCGATTACTACGGCTGCAGTCGTCTTGATGTGTCCGTTGCTGCTTCTTTCGTTGAGGGTGTTGCCAAGGGCTGCCTCGAGTCTGGCTGTGCTCTTGTTGGAGGTGAAACGGCTGAGATGCCTGACCTTTACACTGGCGATGACTACGATGCTGCCGGCGCCGCCATTGGTGTCATGAAGGCTGAGCAGCGTCTCCCCCGCAAGGATGCCATGGTTGAAGGCGATGTCCTCATCGGTCTTACTTCTTCTGGTGTTCACTCCAATGGTTTCTCTCTCGTCCGCAAGGTCGTTCAGAAGTGTGGCCTTGAGTACACAGATGCCTGCCCATGGGACGGCTCCAAGTCTGTCGGCGAGGCGCTTTTGACCCCTACGAAGATCTATGTCAAGCCTTTGCTCAAGGTTCTGGCTTCTGAGCccggtgctgctgctgtcaaggGTATGGCACATATcactggtggtggtctgaCTGAGAACGTCCCCCGCATGTTGCCCAAGCACCTCTCTGCTGAGATTGATGTCGCGGCGTGGGAGTTGCCGCCTGTGTTCAAGTGGCTTGCCGAGAGCGTTGAGCCCGCTGAGATGGGCAGGACATTCAACACTGGTATTGGCatggtggttgctgttgctgctgagggtgttgagggtgttgttaaggggttggaggaggctggtGAGAAGGTGTATACTTTGGGTAGGTTGACGAAGAGACCGGAGGGTGGTAATGGGTGTGAGTTGAGGAATTTGGAGAGCTGGGCTTAG
- the YCG1 gene encoding chromosome condensation complex Condensin, subunit G (BUSCO:EOG09260LRX; COG:B; COG:D; EggNog:ENOG503NV3M) encodes MAPRATRSTRSSTAGGGATSRASTTATATSRSSPAVNYNIPEESPDNALRQQVAAVFRDAQRTTASHRKLAVTLRKMQEACCYEPTATKKTATTTNLGDFDEDDFNTEFVRCVLRVMPVKKSEGVGEKTVRFIGLFLRHAIDKDNEITGEVDMDTSTMPETPATRLTTYLMVTILPLLQAKDKFVRYRSTQLISHIISSLDAIDDDLFQKLRSGLLKRIRDKEAMVRVQAVLGLGRLAGNEVEAEEDSEDSEGGGAGSGLLDKLLEVLQNDPSADVRRSLLVNLPILPKTLPFLLERARDQDAATRRSVYSRLLPALGDFRHLSLSMREKLLRWGLRDRDENVRKAAGRLFRERWIEDCAGTPPPAETGQPAEVSPPNLDALLELLERIDVINSGGENGIGLEAMKGFWEGRPDYREAMVFDDTFFETLSAESVFVCRTFNDFCRSEGNGKFEQLVEEKLPEVTKVAFYLERYIKVLIDAIKRAEEQEDLEEEEEEDTVEQEFIAEQLLHIALTLDYSDEVGRRKMFSLLRQTLSIPELPDEVTKLTVNVLRDICAPDAAGEKEFCSIVLEAVADVHDTIVDEPPASENDNDDESFHSAQSEVSTPDRDTTPTKSSKNKNVPALSEEEAAKKAIKEIMINMKCLHIVQCMLANVTGDLQQNDHLVSMLNNLVVPAVRSHEAPVRERGLVCLGLCSLLDRSLAEENLTLFMHFFSKGHTALQITALNILTDILNVHGSQLLSANPTLLKVYIKALRSGARHPEVQASATVAVSKLLLGRVISDHDFSAELLKTLVVAYFEPASSDNQSVRQALNYFLPVFCYSRAENQDLMRIVALDALHTLYNVREGLEDDDADVDEEMVSLATIGACLVDWTDPRKCYYPGKEEGVEGERKNVNADVHLEFARGILERLSGSVPREEKKIIAALLGKLYVSPASSEELTRDIYALVCEAVENGLLTDATSRNSLYKLHVGLGKIVNQLDAAAVAAQMNSAEGQVQRYRRSVSRASSVGLGSVAGAAAGNNAGREGSVVSSRAGSIIKEEDEEEEEATVVLNRTEPVMKSIEEDDAEEDGDDKSLVSELLDEDEEDEGEDTL; translated from the exons ATGGCCCCCCGAGCAACAAGATCAACccgctcctccaccgccggcggcggcgccacCTCCCGCGCCagcacaacagcaacagccactTCCCGCTCCTCCCCAGCCGTAAACTACAACATCCCCGAAGAAAGCCCCGACAACGCCCTCCGACAGCAAGTCGCCGCCGTCTTCCGCGACGCCCAGcgcaccaccgcctcccacCGCAAGCTAGCCGTCACCCTCCGCAAGATGCAGGAAGCCTGCTGCTATGAGCCAACGGCTACCAAGAAAACTGCCACGACTACCAACCTCGgcgactttgacgaggatgacTTCAACACCGAGTTTGTCCGCTGCGTTCTGCGCGTCATGCCCGTCAAGAAGTCGGAAGGGGTAGGCGAGAAGACGGTCAGGTTCATTGGGCTGTTTTTGCGGCATGCGATTGACAAGGACAATGAGATTACGGGCGAGGTGGATATGGATACTAGTACTATGCCTGAGACGCCTGCTACGAGACTCACGACGTATCTGATGGTTACGATTTTGCCGTTGCTGCAGGCGAAGGACAAGTTTGTGAGGTATCGGTCGACGCAGTTGATTTCACACATTATCAGCTCGCTGGATGcgattgatgatgatttgtTTCAGAAGCTGAGgtcggggttgttgaagaggatTCGGGACAAGGAGGCCATGGTAAGGGTGCAGGCTGTGCTCGGGTTGGGGAGACTGGCGGGGAATGAGGTcgaggctgaagaagattCGGAGGATAgcgaagggggtggtgcggGCAGTGGCCTCTTGGATAAGTTGCTGGAGGTGTTGCAGAACGATCCCAGCGCTGATGTCAGGAGGTCGCTTTTGGTGAATCTGCCTATTCTGCCCAAGACGTTGCCTTTTCTGCTtgagagggcgagggatcAAGAtgcggcgacgaggaggtcGGTGTACTCGCGGCTGCTTCCCGCGCTGGGTGATTTTAGGCACTTGTCACTTTCGATGAGGGAGAAGCTGCTCCGATGGGGTTTGCGCGACAGAGATGAGAACGTCCGTAAGGCGGCCGGTCGTCTGTTCCGTGAGCGCTGGATCGAGGATTGCGCGGGGACGCCACCGCCTGCTGAGACCGGTCAGCCGGCTGAGGTTTCACCCCCTAACCTCGACGCGCTCCTTGAGTTGTTGGAGCGTATCGATGTCATCAACTCTGGTGGCGAGAACGGCATCGGTCTTGAAGCCATGAAGGGTTTCTGGGAAGGTCGTCCAGACTACAGAGAAGCCATGGTCTTTGACGACACCTTCTTCGAGACTCTGAGCGCCGAGTCCGTCTTTGTCTGCCGAACCTTCAACGACTTTTGCCGCAGCGAGGGCAACGGCAAGTTTGAGCAGCtcgtcgaggagaagctccCCGAAGTCACCAAGGTAGCCTTCTACCTCGAGCGCTACATCAAGGTCCTGATCGACGCCATCAAGCGTGCCGAAGAACAGGAAGAccttgaagaggaagaggaggaggacacgGTGGAGCAGGAGTTCATAGCAgaacagctcctccacatcGCCCTCACGCTCGACTACTCTGATGAAGTCGGTCGTCGCAAGATgttctccctcctccgacaGACCCTCTCCATTCCCGAACTCCCTGACGAGGTGACCAAGTTGACTGTCAACGTCCTCCGCGACATTTGCGCCCCTGACGCTGCCGGGGAAAAGGAATTCTGCTCCATCGTCCTCGAAGCCGTAGCCGACGTGCACGACACCATCGTCGACGAGCCGCCCGCGAGCGAGAACGATAACGACGATGAATCGTTCCACTCGGCTCAGTCAGAGGTGTCCACCCCCGACCGCGACACCACCCCGACCAAATCCTCCAAGAACAAGAATGTCCCTGCGCtgtccgaggaggaggcggccaagaaggcgatCAAGGAGATCATGATCAACATGAAGTGCTTGCATATCGTACAGTGCATGCTCGCCAACGTGACGGGCGATCTCCAGCAAAACGACCATTTGGTTTCAATGCTTAACAATCTTGTTGTGCCAGCTGTCCGTTCCCACGAGGCGCCTGTGCGGGAGAGGGGTCTGGTCTGTCTGGGTTTGTGTTCGTTGTTGGATAGGTcgctggcggaggagaatTTGACGCTGTTTATGCACTTTTTTAGCAAGGGGCATACGGCGCTGCAGATTACGGCGCTGAACATCTTGACGGACATTTTGAATGTGCATGGGTCACAGCTGTTGTCTGCTAACCCTACACTGTTGAAGGTCTACATCAAGGCTTTGAGGTCGGGGGCGAGGCATCCTGAGGTGCAGGCTTCTGCTACGGTGGCGGTGTCGAAGTTGCTGCTTGGGAGGGTGATTTCTGATCATGACTTTTCTGCGGAGCTGCTCAAGACGTTGGTTGTGGCGTACTTTGAGCCGGCGAGCAGTGACAATCAGTCTGTCAGGCAGGCGCTGAATTATTTCCTGCCGGTGTTTTGCTACAGTCGGGCGGAGAATCAGGACTTGATGAGGATTGTTGCGCTGGATGCGCTGCACACGTTGTATAATGTAAgggaggggctggaggatgatgacgcggatgtggatgaggagatggtgagtTTGGCGACGATTGGCGCTTGCTTGGTGGACTGGACGGATCCGAGGAAGTGTTACTACCcgggcaaggaggagggggtggagggggagaggaagaatgTGAATGCGGATGTGCATTTGGAGTTTGCGAGGGGGATTTTGGAGAGATTGTCTGGGAGTGTGCCGA gagaggaaaagaagattaTTGCTGCGCTGCTTGGCAAACTTTATGTGTCTCCGGCCTCAAGTGAGGAGCTCACTAGAGACATCTATGCCCTGGTTTGTGAGGCTGTTGAGAATGGTCTTTTGACTGATGCGACGAGTCGGAACTCGCTGTACAAATTGCATGTTGGGCTTGGCAAGATTGTCAACCAgcttgatgctgctgctgtggcggcgCAGATGAACTCAGCTGAAGGTCAGGTACAGAGGTACAGGAGGAGCGTTAGCAGGGCTAGTTCTGTTGGGCTGGGGAGTGTGgccggtgctgctgctggaaaCAATGCTGGAAGGGAGGGCTCAGTTGTTTCATCCAGGGCGGGGAGCATCAtcaaagaggaggatgaagaggaagaggaggcgaCGGTTGTGTTGAACAGGACGGAGCCGGTGATGAAGAGTattgaggaagatgatgcggaggaggatggagatgatAAGAGTTTGGTCAGTGAGTtgttggatgaggatgaggaagatgagggtgaggaCACTCTGTGA
- the NOP4 gene encoding RNA recognition motif-containing protein (COG:A; EggNog:ENOG503NUS9; BUSCO:EOG09260XQV) encodes MGADKKRQREDGPVEATTSSTDQSSSNPNKRPRVDKNRSLFVRSLPPSATSESLTNFFSQHYPVKHATVVLDPKTKTSRGYGFVSFADPEDAIEAKIKLNNELLDGRRLRLDIAQPRLRDAAKASTEVAARVVTEKRQREEELAEQRKAPKLIIRNLPWSIKSSEQLAKLFQPFGKIKFADLPNSKGKLSGFGFVTLRGRKNAEKALEAINGKEIDGRTVAVDWAVDKQTWEQHKEEEEGGEETKTEKKAKKAKKEEEKEEEEDPNMTQEDRDLANFFKNYGKNLEDEVEDDDEDVNSEDEDEDDDEEKDSHEEMDEDGDAEFEDASDDDEEEAKPEKKLSTDNSTTVFIRNLPYTATDEQLKAHFETFGAVRYARVVKERGTDRPAGTGFVCFFNHDDYVSCLKGAPRRPAPTLAKHSVLQDETLDPEGTYTLDGRILQVAPAVDKSEAARLQEMSASKKDKDKRRLFLLQEGQIPASSPVFKTLSDQEIKMREASAKQRKKLIESNPALHISLTRLAVRNIPANMDSKALKALAREAVVGFAKDVKEGKRAPLSKEENLRGGEQDKEAERHRKEKGKGVVKQAKIVFETVQGSKIDEKKAEGGGKSRGYGFIEYTSHRWALMGLRWLNGHAMKNEAGKTSRLIVEFAIENANVVQRRRQHEQKIREEGPRAPGSRAEREKRERERERGRKNRWERKEEKKRPDTWNKSSKGKKSAVPKEEKGKAEPQTKEGKKNAEAKLAMRTKIVARKREMRKKKAELRGEK; translated from the coding sequence ATGGGAGCAGACAAAAAACGCCAACGCGAGGACGGCCCCGTCGAggccaccacctcttccaccgaccaatcctcctccaaccccaacaaaaGACCCAGAGTCGACAAAAACCGATCCCTCTTCGTCcgatccctccccccatcagccACCAGCGAGTCCCTCACCAACTTCTTCTCCCAACACTACCCCGTCAAACACGCCACCGTCGTCCTcgaccccaaaaccaaaacctcccGCGGCTACGGCTTCGTCTCCTTCGCCGACCCCGAAGATGCCATCGAGGCCAAGATCAAGCTCAACAACGAGCTCCTCGACGGCCGCAGGTTGAGGCTCGACATTGCCCAGCCCCGTCTCCGCGATGCCGCGAAGGCTAGCACCGAGGTCGCTGCAAGAGTCGTCACCGAAAAGCGccagcgggaggaggagttggctgAGCAAAGAAAGGCGCCCAAGCTTATTATTCGTAACTTGCCTTGGAGCATCAAGTCGTCGGAGCAGCTCGCCAAGCTGTTCCAGCCTTTTGGCAAGATCAAGTTTGCGGATTTGCCCAATTCGAAGGGGAAGCTTTCTGGTTTTGGGTTCGTCACGCTTCGGGGTCGCAAGAATGCGGagaaggcgttggaggctATCAATGGCAAGGAGATTGACGGGCGGACGGTGGCGGTTGATTGGGCGGTTGATAAGCAGACTTGGGAGCAGCacaaggaggaagaggagggtggcgaggagaccaagactgagaagaaggccaagaaggcgaaaaaggaggaggagaaggaagaggaggaggacccgAACATGACACAGGAGGATCGCGATCTGGCGAATTTCTTCAAGAATTACGGCAAGAatctcgaggacgaggtggaggatgatgatgaagatgtcaacagcgaggacgaggacgaagatgatgacgaggagaaggattCACACGAGGAGATggacgaggatggcgatgccgagtttgaggatgcatcagacgacgacgaggaagaggcaaAGCCGGAAAAGAAGCTGTCCACTgacaactccaccaccgtcttcATCCGCAACCTCCCTTACACCGCCACCGACGAGCAGCTTAAGGCCCACTTTGAAACCTTTGGTGCAGTCAGGTACGCTCGCGTGGTCAAAGAGCGCGGCACCGACCGGCCCGCGGGTACTGGATTCGTCTGCTTCTTCAACCACGACGACTATGTCTCCTGCCTCAAGGGCGCTCCCCGTCGCCCTGCCCCCACGCTGGCCAAGCACTCCGTCCTGCAGGACGAAACCCTCGACCCTGAGGGAACGTACACCCTTGACGGCCGCATCCTCCAGGTCGCCCCTGCCGTTGACAAGAGCGAGGCTGCGCGGCTGCAAGAAATGAGCGCGtccaagaaggacaaggacaagcGCCGTCTTTTTCTGCTTCAGGAGGGTCAAATCCCCGCTAGCTCACCCGTTTTCAAGACGCTCTCCGATCAGGAGATCAAGATGCGCGAGGCGAGCGCGAagcagaggaagaagctTATTGAGAGCAACCCGGCGCTTCACATCTCGCTCACCCGCCTGGCGGTAAGGAATATTCCTGCTAATATGGACTCTAAGGCCCTGAAGGCGTTGGCcagggaggcggtggtgggttttgcgaaggatgtcaaggaggggaagagagCGCCGCTTTCGAAGGAGGAGAATCTCCGGGGTGGTGAGCAGGATAAGGAGGCGGAGAGACataggaaggagaaggggaagggggtggttaAGCAAGCCAAGATTGTGTTTGAGACGGTACAGGGGAGCAAGattgatgagaagaaggcggagggaggggggaagagcAGGGGGTATGGGTTTATTGAGTACACCTCGCACCGCTGGGcgttgatggggttgaggtggCTGAATGGTCATGCGATGAAGAATGAGGCGGGGAAAACGAGCAGGTTGATTGTGGAGTTTGCTATTGAGAATGCGAATGTTGtacagaggaggaggcagcatGAGCAGAAGAttcgggaggaggggccgagGGCGCCGGGgtcgagggcggagagggagaagagggagagggagagggagagggggaggaagaacaggtgggagaggaaggaggagaagaagaggccgGATACGTGGAATAAGAGTagcaaggggaagaagagtgCTGTtcccaaggaggagaagggtaAGGCGGAGCCGCAGACGaaggagggaaagaagaaTGCGGAGGCTAAGTTGGCCATGAGGACGAAGATtgtggcgaggaagagggagatgaggaagaagaaggcggagcTCAGGGGTGAGAAGTAA